From one Paenibacillus sp. FSL K6-1330 genomic stretch:
- a CDS encoding Gfo/Idh/MocA family oxidoreductase — MSKIKVAVFGCGAIAQRRHIPEYANNANVELVAFADPVKERAEEMAAQYGGKAYTDYQELLKNEKLDAVSVCTPNYLHAPMSIAAANAGLHVLVEKPMATTAEEGEQMIEAARKNGVYLMVGHNQRLMPPHVKAKEILDSGKLGKVLTFRTSFGHGGPESWSLDGRDSWFFRKEEAIMGAMGDLGVHKSDFIRYLLNDEIAEVAGFIGTVHKDGTDVDDNATCIVRMKSGAVGTLMASWTHYRAGDNGTVLWCEKGAMMIGTVNGDEVVVELTDGTVETYKVGAMATNEKQVPSGVIDAFVESILTNTPPSISGEEGLRSLNVILGAFESQETGKIVKL; from the coding sequence ATGAGTAAAATTAAAGTGGCTGTGTTTGGCTGCGGCGCAATCGCCCAGCGCAGACATATTCCTGAATACGCGAACAATGCTAACGTGGAGCTGGTTGCTTTTGCCGATCCGGTAAAGGAACGCGCCGAAGAAATGGCAGCCCAATATGGCGGTAAAGCTTATACAGACTATCAAGAACTGCTGAAGAACGAGAAGCTCGATGCTGTTAGCGTATGTACGCCGAACTATCTGCATGCCCCAATGAGCATCGCGGCTGCGAATGCCGGTCTTCATGTGCTGGTGGAGAAGCCGATGGCAACAACGGCTGAAGAAGGAGAGCAAATGATCGAGGCAGCCCGCAAAAATGGGGTTTACCTGATGGTAGGCCACAACCAGCGTCTCATGCCTCCGCACGTGAAAGCGAAGGAAATCCTGGATTCCGGCAAGCTCGGCAAGGTGCTTACCTTCCGTACTTCCTTCGGCCACGGCGGTCCGGAGAGCTGGAGCCTCGATGGTCGCGACAGCTGGTTCTTCCGCAAAGAAGAAGCGATTATGGGCGCTATGGGTGACCTCGGCGTGCATAAATCCGACTTTATCCGTTATTTGCTGAACGATGAAATCGCGGAAGTGGCGGGTTTCATCGGAACGGTTCATAAAGACGGAACCGATGTGGACGACAACGCGACTTGCATCGTTCGCATGAAGAGCGGGGCCGTAGGCACACTGATGGCGAGCTGGACGCATTACAGAGCCGGCGATAACGGAACGGTATTATGGTGCGAGAAGGGCGCCATGATGATCGGTACCGTTAACGGTGATGAAGTGGTTGTTGAGCTGACCGACGGTACGGTGGAAACCTACAAGGTCGGCGCCATGGCAACCAATGAGAAGCAGGTTCCGAGCGGCGTCATCGACGCTTTTGTCGAATCCATTCTTACGAATACGCCTCCAAGCATTTCCGGTGAGGAAGGACTGCGTTCCTTGAACGTGATCCTGGGTGCATTCGAATCCCAAGAGACCGGTAAAATTGTGAAGCTGTAA